The window TTATAACATAAATGTACAACACATAATATAGATACAGACAATTAATATCAGGCAACTTTGCCTCTTTCAGAGCTGCTTTTATTTTTAATGTTTTCATAGAAATTGTCTGTTGCAGGATAACATCCCGGGCAGGCTTTTCTAATTTTCTCTAAAACGTAGTCACCATTTGCGGGATTATATAAATATTGAAACTGTTCCTTGATTATCTTGATATCAGCTACACCATGATGACTTGCACTTAGAACCGATTCCAGCATGTTTAAATAGCAAATTATTATCCATCGAAGTTCGGAACTTTCCTCAACTGTCAATTTTCTTTCGTATTCTTTACTTACTTCCGGGTTCACTGACAATAGTTTTCTGATTTTTCTGCAAAGTTCCGTCTCATTTTCATTAAAAACAATTTCTTCCTGATTAATGAGACTTCTTGCCTGTTTCTCATCAAATTTTTCCACATACTTTCTGGCAAGACTGGACTTCCGATTATTACTTAGGTTTGTACTCCACTGCATTACAAGCTCCAAGGCCTTTTCACGTCTTGAACGTTCATGGTCCTTTCTGATAGTGTACAATGCTGTTACGGCACTTATTATTATTGCCGTAATACTTATCAATATTGTCATTACAGATATCCACATATGTAGTTCTCCTACTTTACCTTTTATCGAATACAGATTTGACAATATTATAACACAGTTTGAAATTTATCCCAATAAAGTATTAAAGTTAAATTTATTATTAATTTTACTTGTATTATTTGATAAAATAATATCTGATTTAAAATACAAGCCCCCAAGAAAGCAAATTAACTTTCTTGAAGGCTTAGTTATTTCAATATCGGCTATGTGTCTATATTATTGAAAAGTAGTTCCTGTAAAATCAACATTTGGGAAAAGTTTAGGATCAAATGAGCTGTTATTTTTAAATTTACAGTTAGTGAATTTAATGCCATCAGATAAATTTACCGCTAAAACATCACTTGAAGTATTATCAGATATCTCACATTTGTCGTATGTAATATTTGTTGAAGAGCTGATATCAATCAAACTAAAGTTCTCACACTTTCTGATTATACTATTGGTAAATGCGAAATTTTTGCAATTATATATAGTCATTGCTCCATATGTACACTCTTCAATGGTGGAGTCGGTAAGCTTTAAGTTCTCAGAATTATTAGCTATAATTCCATAGGTTCCGCATCCGTATAAAATGCTCTTTGATATATCTACATCCTTTGATGAATCAAAGTTAAATACACCTCCTACACACTCACCCTTTTCTATGGTATGTCCGGCTTTAATATTCTTTACAGATATTTTTCTGGAGTTTTTAAATGTCAGAACATTTGCGTATCTTGGCTCGACAACTAATTCAACGGGTTTATCCCCCAAACCTTCCAACGTAAGATTATTAATTCCATTGAGTATTAATTCGTTACCATCGTATACACTTTCCCAGTATATATTTGCATTTTTGGATTTTGGATTCAAGTCTGAAATATCATAAGTTCCCGGTTTCAACTTAATATGTTTATTAGGACCAAGTGCGTCAAACAGTTCAGTAACATTGGAAACCGTTACTTCTTTGGCTTTTGAATCAGGCTGTAATCCTATATAAACACTCTTTGATTTTCCATCCCAGCTAACATCTTTTCCAAGGGCCTTACTTATAGCTGCAACGGGTAAATATGTAACTCCCTTTGAAATAAAAGGCTGAATATCTTTACCGTTAGTGTCCTTTGGTTGGAAAAGAGCTCCATCCACATAGATTTTAATGTTATCATAAATTACTGACAGCTTACTTTCCACAGGTGCTGCAAAAACTGTTACACCTAATGTAAATGCTCCTATGATTACTGAAAATATTACTCCTGAAAAAAACCCTTTAAGCCTATCTTTGTTTTTCATGGTACACCTCCGTAATTTAATGTTTATATCCATTCTACCATATAATAGCAAATTGGGGTAATAATAAAACCGAGCATATGAGCTGAACTTTTGCTAGAAAATTACTTTTCCTAACAAGAATGATTTATACAATGCCAAGTCCATAGCATCGACACTCCCGTCATTGTTTACATCAGCATTCTGAATTGTAGTGTCTCCGTTTAAAAGAGCTTTCTTAATCAATGCAAAGTCTATAGCATCTCTTTCTCCATCACCGTTGACATCTCCGAGAGTACCACCACAAATAACTGGTGCTTGTTCATCAAGAAAAGCTGACATCCATGCCAGTGGAGCATTCCAATTTGTATATATTTCATTTGTTGACCAAGACTCGATATTATCCACAAAGCATTTTTCTGAAGCTATTTCACCCGGTTGCCAACCTAAGCTCTTAACCCATGGATCCTGTAAACTTGAGTTAGGCCCGCCTGACATACATCCGGCAGGAGGATGTGGGAAGGAGTTATCTGCCTGATATGCCCAAAAACAGTGATGTGGATTTTCAAGGGGGTTATCGCCATAACCTGTTACATAACTCTGAACATTGGGGTTACGTCCAAGTATATAGTCCATTGCTGTTATTGCACCGTTGATGTATTTTTTGTGTGTTGAAGCATAGCCACTGAATAAATAAGCATATGACATTACAATTGCATTATTGACGACAAATGAATTTGATCCCCATGGGTATCCGATTAATGTATCAGATACTTGTTTTTCTTCTATAGGTACTCCATAGCCCTGAGTCTGTTCAATTGATATGAACTTGTCAGCAGCAGCTATGATATTAGCTTTGGCTTTAGCTACATCGGTTGCAGGCAGACCATTAGGAGCAAGAGCGAGAGTTATTGTTCCCATGCCGGCAGTATTATCCCCGTCAAAACATCCTGTAGGTCCTATGAGTCCCATCTCCTCTCCGCCTGTCAATTCAGAAGGTTCCTGAAGATAGTGAGGCGAGCTCTTTATGTAATCAAGATATTTTTGAGAACCTGTAGTGACATAAAGCTCGCAAGCAGCCCAGTAGAAATCATCCTTAAGATAGTTTTCACCATAAGCTCCAATAGCAGCGTAGCCATTCGAAGGAGCATATACGTCAGGATGTGCAACAGCTGAATTCCATGCGGTTTCGGAAGCAGATAAGCACTTAGCTGCGAAATGAGCATCATACTGCTTCCAGAGACGTGAACCCTGTGCTGCTATTGCAGCAAGATTCAAGGTAGCAGCTGTGGTTGGAGGTTGTAAGTAACGCTTCGTAGTATCCTGATCGGGACGTATAGCAAGGTCTTGCCAACGCACATCCCCGGCTTTGTGATGAACCATACCGGCCAGAGCATTTCCTGTTGGTACTTGCATGTTCAATAAGGCATTCAAATTATAAC of the Ruminiclostridium papyrosolvens DSM 2782 genome contains:
- a CDS encoding DUF4760 domain-containing protein; amino-acid sequence: MWISVMTILISITAIIISAVTALYTIRKDHERSRREKALELVMQWSTNLSNNRKSSLARKYVEKFDEKQARSLINQEEIVFNENETELCRKIRKLLSVNPEVSKEYERKLTVEESSELRWIIICYLNMLESVLSASHHGVADIKIIKEQFQYLYNPANGDYVLEKIRKACPGCYPATDNFYENIKNKSSSERGKVA
- a CDS encoding right-handed parallel beta-helix repeat-containing protein; amino-acid sequence: MKNKDRLKGFFSGVIFSVIIGAFTLGVTVFAAPVESKLSVIYDNIKIYVDGALFQPKDTNGKDIQPFISKGVTYLPVAAISKALGKDVSWDGKSKSVYIGLQPDSKAKEVTVSNVTELFDALGPNKHIKLKPGTYDISDLNPKSKNANIYWESVYDGNELILNGINNLTLEGLGDKPVELVVEPRYANVLTFKNSRKISVKNIKAGHTIEKGECVGGVFNFDSSKDVDISKSILYGCGTYGIIANNSENLKLTDSTIEECTYGAMTIYNCKNFAFTNSIIRKCENFSLIDISSSTNITYDKCEISDNTSSDVLAVNLSDGIKFTNCKFKNNSSFDPKLFPNVDFTGTTFQ
- a CDS encoding glycoside hydrolase family 9 protein — translated: MKKRLVRKICMLMAIVLILPTIAAPVYSFEYEGAGDLIKNHTFDNGISFPWRVVEAYPATADYKITEDGKLKITLSKIGNAATGERWDVQLLHRGLTLIQGHTYTVQFTVTADRDCLIYPKIGDQSTPYDEYWNLDQQWNFLQLSANKPTTVTQTFTQKKGDRSKVEFAFHLAPDRSMAPSEYTGIFKPLTFTFDDMYIKDPQFTGYPKTATEPTNVVRLNQEGFYPNFAKLATVLTSSATPINWQLVNQKGTVVFAGKSTVKGYDHASGDNVHIIDFSNYRTSGTGYKIVTDVPVVKTATNPANNESMPFNIGNDIYSKMKYDSIKYFYHHRSGIPITMPYADDEQWTRPAGHYPDVLYPDPAKNYSANYKLDVTGGWYDAGDFGKYVVNGGISTWTLMNSYERALYLGDTSVTPFKDGSLNIPESGNGFPDILDEARYNLNALLNMQVPTGNALAGMVHHKAGDVRWQDLAIRPDQDTTKRYLQPPTTAATLNLAAIAAQGSRLWKQYDAHFAAKCLSASETAWNSAVAHPDVYAPSNGYAAIGAYGENYLKDDFYWAACELYVTTGSQKYLDYIKSSPHYLQEPSELTGGEEMGLIGPTGCFDGDNTAGMGTITLALAPNGLPATDVAKAKANIIAAADKFISIEQTQGYGVPIEEKQVSDTLIGYPWGSNSFVVNNAIVMSYAYLFSGYASTHKKYINGAITAMDYILGRNPNVQSYVTGYGDNPLENPHHCFWAYQADNSFPHPPAGCMSGGPNSSLQDPWVKSLGWQPGEIASEKCFVDNIESWSTNEIYTNWNAPLAWMSAFLDEQAPVICGGTLGDVNGDGERDAIDFALIKKALLNGDTTIQNADVNNDGSVDAMDLALYKSFLLGKVIF